From one Flavobacterium kingsejongi genomic stretch:
- a CDS encoding DUF721 domain-containing protein: MAKRKNDNSSISDVLKEIMQSNKLQPGIDQVAVKEAWRNLMGNGVNSYTQDVMLKNNTLYVALTSSVLRQELSYGKEKIIKMINEELRRDVVKDVVLR; the protein is encoded by the coding sequence ATGGCGAAACGGAAAAATGATAACAGTAGCATCAGTGATGTGCTGAAAGAGATCATGCAGTCAAATAAACTCCAGCCGGGAATAGACCAGGTGGCTGTTAAGGAAGCCTGGAGAAACCTAATGGGAAATGGTGTTAATAGTTATACCCAGGATGTAATGCTGAAAAATAATACATTATATGTAGCATTAACATCTTCTGTCTTGCGACAGGAGTTGAGTTATGGGAAAGAAAAAATAATCAAAATGATTAATGAGGAATTGCGGAGGGATGTGGTAAAAGATGTCGTATTGCGATAA
- the rpmG gene encoding 50S ribosomal protein L33 gives MAKKGNRIQVILECTEHKTSGRPGTSRYITTKNKKNTPDRLEIKKFNPILKRVTVHKEIK, from the coding sequence ATGGCAAAAAAAGGTAATAGAATTCAGGTGATTTTAGAATGTACTGAACACAAAACAAGTGGTCGACCAGGTACATCAAGATACATAACAACAAAGAACAAAAAAAATACTCCGGACAGATTAGAGATTAAGAAATTTAATCCAATCCTGAAAAGAGTAACTGTTCATAAAGAAATTAAATAA
- a CDS encoding TROVE domain-containing protein, with the protein MKFNFNNKQKTVTQNHENAKAFVMTPEMELYTAVVTTGLNDSFYEADNVRFERISGLLQKCAPEFVAKLAVYARTVMQLRSVSVLLSVALAQRVSGGSLVRHTIGKVVQRADEITELLACYQMLNERTAVKKLNRLSKQVQKGLAIAFNNFDEYQFAKYDRNTAVKLKDALFLVHPKAKDEGQQLIFNKIASGTLATPYTWETQLSELGKIQFADADAKKRAVAQKWEALIESKKIGYMALMRNLRNIIQAGVSGIHIQMVCDYLSDAKAVENSKQLPFRYLSAYREIKALDSGYVPLVLQALEKAVLQGAKNIKGFGLDTAVVIACDVSGSMQGPVSARSSVLLYDIGLMLGMLMQSRCKNVISGMFGDTWKTIPMPQHNILANVQEYYKREGEVGYATNGYLVLEDLIRRKKVVDKIMLFTDVQLWNSNATNNTMASSWKNYKKIAPAATLYLFDMAGHGTTPLQIQENQVYLIAGWSDKVFEILDAIENKETALDTILQVQL; encoded by the coding sequence ATGAAATTCAATTTTAATAATAAACAAAAAACGGTAACGCAAAATCACGAAAATGCAAAAGCATTTGTGATGACGCCTGAAATGGAATTGTATACTGCAGTAGTAACTACCGGATTGAATGATTCCTTTTATGAAGCTGACAATGTAAGATTCGAAAGAATTAGCGGATTATTGCAAAAATGTGCCCCAGAGTTTGTCGCTAAACTGGCTGTATATGCCCGTACGGTGATGCAGCTGCGTTCGGTTTCGGTACTGCTTTCGGTAGCGCTGGCTCAACGGGTTTCCGGGGGATCCCTGGTACGGCATACGATTGGTAAGGTAGTGCAGCGTGCTGATGAGATTACCGAGTTATTGGCTTGCTACCAAATGCTGAACGAAAGAACAGCGGTAAAAAAACTGAACAGGCTTTCCAAACAGGTACAAAAAGGATTGGCGATTGCATTTAATAATTTTGATGAATACCAATTTGCCAAATATGACAGGAATACAGCGGTAAAGCTCAAAGATGCTTTGTTCCTGGTGCATCCAAAAGCAAAAGATGAAGGCCAGCAGCTTATTTTTAATAAAATCGCTTCCGGTACACTTGCGACGCCTTATACCTGGGAAACGCAGCTTTCCGAATTGGGTAAGATCCAGTTTGCAGATGCGGATGCTAAAAAAAGAGCGGTAGCCCAAAAATGGGAAGCGCTGATTGAAAGTAAAAAAATCGGGTACATGGCTTTGATGCGTAACCTGAGGAATATAATCCAGGCTGGTGTTTCGGGGATTCATATCCAGATGGTATGTGATTACCTCTCCGATGCAAAAGCGGTAGAAAATTCAAAACAGTTGCCTTTTCGTTACTTATCCGCTTACCGCGAAATAAAAGCACTGGACTCCGGTTATGTGCCATTGGTCTTGCAGGCGCTGGAAAAAGCTGTATTGCAGGGCGCAAAGAATATTAAAGGTTTTGGTTTGGATACCGCAGTAGTAATTGCCTGCGATGTGTCGGGTTCGATGCAGGGACCGGTTTCTGCCCGCAGTTCAGTATTGCTGTATGATATCGGACTGATGCTGGGCATGCTGATGCAGTCCAGATGTAAGAATGTCATCAGTGGAATGTTTGGGGATACCTGGAAAACCATTCCGATGCCGCAACATAATATTCTGGCGAATGTTCAGGAATATTATAAAAGAGAAGGCGAAGTTGGGTATGCTACAAATGGATATTTAGTATTGGAAGACCTGATCCGGAGAAAAAAAGTGGTTGATAAAATCATGCTTTTTACCGATGTGCAATTGTGGAATAGCAACGCTACGAATAATACTATGGCATCTTCCTGGAAAAACTATAAAAAAATAGCGCCTGCCGCCACGCTGTATCTTTTTGATATGGCCGGACATGGAACTACGCCTTTACAAATTCAGGAGAACCAGGTATACCTGATTGCAGGTTGGTCGGATAAAGTATTTGAAATACTGGACGCTATTGAAAATAAAGAAACTGCATTGGATACTATCCTGCAGGTTCAGTTGTAG
- a CDS encoding CinA family nicotinamide mononucleotide deamidase-related protein — protein MKATIVTIGDEILIGQIVDTNSAFIAKTLDKVGVEIHEILSISDSREHILATFKKLQNQVDLVIITGGLGPTKDDVTKKTFCDYFEDVLVVDEKVLAHVTELIEGFYKRPISQINKDQALVPSKCTVLPNTVGTAPGMWMKKENTVFVSLPGVPYEMKYLVENEILPKVIKEYQRPFILHKTVLTYGQGESLVAERIEAWENNLPDFIKLAYLPNPGRVRLRLSARGTDEAFLMKGIEDNVISLTKIIGDIIVGYDDSETLEFVVGQLLAKYKKTIATAESCTGGGLAALLTSIPGSSAYFQGSVVSYAKAAKIDVLHVSEETIRDYSVVSGQVAEEMALGIQKIMHTDYAIGVTGNAGPSKDDTEAEIGAVFIALATPNGVTSEEFNFGQPREKVIDRAINKALEMIQKEILKN, from the coding sequence ATGAAGGCAACCATAGTCACCATAGGCGATGAGATTCTCATTGGCCAGATTGTAGATACAAATTCAGCATTTATAGCAAAAACACTTGATAAAGTAGGGGTTGAAATACATGAAATACTTTCGATAAGTGATAGTAGGGAGCATATTTTAGCCACTTTTAAAAAACTGCAAAACCAGGTAGACCTGGTAATTATCACGGGTGGTCTTGGCCCGACGAAAGATGATGTCACGAAAAAAACATTCTGCGATTATTTTGAAGATGTTTTGGTAGTTGATGAGAAAGTGCTGGCCCATGTCACAGAGCTGATAGAAGGGTTTTACAAGCGCCCTATTTCCCAAATCAATAAAGACCAGGCACTGGTGCCATCCAAATGTACAGTGCTTCCAAACACAGTAGGTACAGCACCGGGCATGTGGATGAAAAAAGAAAATACGGTATTTGTATCACTTCCGGGAGTTCCTTATGAAATGAAATACCTGGTCGAAAATGAAATACTGCCCAAGGTGATTAAAGAATACCAGCGGCCTTTTATACTGCATAAAACTGTCCTGACTTACGGGCAGGGGGAAAGCCTGGTGGCAGAGCGGATTGAAGCCTGGGAGAACAATCTCCCTGATTTTATCAAACTGGCCTATTTGCCCAATCCCGGAAGAGTGCGCCTGCGTCTTTCTGCCCGGGGAACAGACGAAGCTTTTTTGATGAAAGGCATTGAAGACAATGTGATTTCCCTGACAAAAATCATTGGAGATATTATTGTAGGTTATGACGATAGTGAAACATTGGAATTCGTAGTCGGGCAACTGTTGGCAAAGTATAAAAAAACGATTGCTACAGCTGAAAGTTGTACCGGAGGCGGACTGGCAGCTCTCTTAACGTCCATACCGGGATCCTCGGCCTATTTCCAGGGCAGTGTGGTCAGTTATGCCAAAGCGGCTAAGATAGATGTCTTACACGTGTCTGAAGAGACAATTCGCGACTATTCTGTGGTAAGTGGACAGGTTGCGGAAGAAATGGCATTGGGAATACAAAAGATAATGCACACGGATTATGCCATTGGAGTGACCGGAAATGCCGGTCCGTCCAAGGATGATACCGAGGCAGAAATCGGTGCTGTTTTTATTGCTTTAGCCACCCCAAACGGTGTTACGTCCGAAGAATTTAACTTTGGGCAGCCCCGGGAGAAAGTCATTGACAGAGCGATAAATAAGGCTTTAGAGATGATTCAGAAAGAAATTTTAAAAAACTAG
- a CDS encoding RtcB family protein yields the protein MKNTVSGTDFMAVGYEQNKILGTAIEIANMHFEALPVKEKIELFQKVVENPAHFLADAVIAPLASQLIESAKMPQDETIALREEIQDYAVYGADQIVAGARDQMDVAMRLPVTVGGALMPDAHQGYGLPIGGVLATKNAIMPYGVGVDIGCRMALSIYDVPETYFEQNRAKYQRELIAHTKFGAGRGFHGQYKSGHEVMDRNTFDLTPLMKKLKDKAWSQLGSSGGGNHFVEFGIIEFSERDEVLNINKGRYVALLTHSGSRGFGATIAGHYTQLAKQKTKLPKEAVNLAYLDMNTQEGQEYWIAMNLAGDYASACHEVIHEKLTRAIGGVVLAKVENHHNFAWKEIWNGEEVIVHRKGATPAGKGVMGIIPGSMTAPGFLVRGKGTENAINSASHGAGRLMSRTQAIKSITKSEMRQQLKDHNVTLIGAGKDEAPMAYKDIHQVMASQKNLVDIVAQFTPKIVRMADDGSRED from the coding sequence ATGAAAAATACAGTATCAGGAACGGATTTTATGGCCGTTGGTTATGAGCAAAATAAAATTTTAGGAACTGCAATTGAAATTGCCAATATGCATTTTGAAGCACTTCCAGTAAAAGAAAAAATAGAATTATTCCAAAAAGTAGTAGAAAATCCGGCGCATTTTTTAGCAGATGCTGTTATAGCGCCACTGGCTTCTCAGTTGATTGAAAGTGCTAAAATGCCACAGGATGAAACTATTGCTTTGCGGGAAGAGATCCAGGATTATGCAGTATATGGAGCAGATCAGATTGTAGCGGGAGCCAGAGATCAGATGGATGTTGCAATGCGGCTTCCGGTAACCGTGGGTGGAGCATTGATGCCCGATGCTCACCAGGGATATGGATTGCCGATAGGTGGGGTGCTGGCAACTAAAAATGCTATCATGCCGTATGGGGTAGGAGTGGATATTGGATGTAGAATGGCGCTATCGATTTATGATGTACCGGAAACTTATTTTGAGCAAAACCGGGCAAAATACCAACGGGAATTAATTGCACATACGAAATTTGGTGCAGGGCGTGGCTTCCATGGGCAGTATAAATCGGGGCATGAAGTGATGGATCGGAATACATTTGACCTGACACCCCTGATGAAGAAATTGAAAGATAAAGCCTGGTCACAATTGGGATCTTCCGGAGGCGGGAATCATTTTGTTGAATTTGGAATTATCGAATTCAGTGAAAGAGATGAGGTGCTTAATATTAACAAAGGACGCTATGTCGCTTTATTGACACATTCTGGTTCCAGGGGATTTGGCGCTACTATCGCCGGACATTATACCCAATTGGCAAAGCAAAAGACAAAATTACCCAAAGAGGCTGTAAATCTTGCTTATCTGGATATGAATACGCAGGAAGGTCAGGAATACTGGATTGCAATGAATTTAGCAGGAGATTATGCTTCGGCCTGTCATGAAGTAATCCATGAGAAATTAACCCGTGCCATTGGTGGAGTCGTTTTGGCTAAAGTTGAAAATCATCATAATTTTGCATGGAAGGAAATCTGGAATGGGGAAGAAGTGATCGTACATCGTAAAGGAGCTACGCCTGCAGGTAAAGGTGTGATGGGAATCATTCCGGGATCGATGACGGCTCCTGGGTTTTTAGTGCGGGGGAAAGGGACAGAAAATGCTATTAATTCCGCTTCCCATGGTGCCGGTAGGCTGATGAGCCGTACACAGGCGATTAAGAGTATCACAAAATCAGAAATGAGGCAGCAGCTAAAAGATCATAATGTTACGCTAATCGGTGCAGGAAAAGATGAAGCCCCTATGGCGTATAAAGATATTCATCAGGTCATGGCTTCACAAAAAAACCTGGTTGACATAGTAGCTCAATTTACACCAAAAATAGTCCGTATGGCGGATGATGGAAGTCGGGAAGATTAA
- the ftsY gene encoding signal recognition particle-docking protein FtsY: MSFFKKIFSSDKKETLDKGLEKSKSSFLSKLTKAVAGKSKVDDEVLDNLEEILVASDVGVNTTLKVIKRIEERVSKDKYVGTEELNAILREEIAGLLSETNTGESTEFDIPKNKKPYVLMVVGVNGVGKTTTIGKLAYQLKKAGYSVVLGAADTFRAAAIDQLQIWADRVGVPIVKQQMGSDPASVAFDTLQSAVSQNADVVIIDTAGRLHNKVNLMNELTKVKRVMQKVVEDAPHDVLLVLDGSTGQNAFEQAKQFTAATEVTSLAVTKLDGTAKGGVVIGISDQFQIPVKYIGVGEGIEDLQVFNKVEFVDSFFK, encoded by the coding sequence ATGAGTTTTTTTAAGAAAATATTTTCATCCGACAAAAAAGAAACCTTAGACAAAGGCCTGGAAAAATCCAAATCAAGCTTTCTCTCGAAACTGACAAAAGCAGTAGCGGGAAAATCAAAAGTTGATGATGAGGTACTGGATAACCTGGAGGAAATACTTGTGGCTTCCGATGTAGGTGTGAATACAACTCTAAAAGTTATTAAGCGAATCGAAGAGCGGGTTTCTAAGGATAAATATGTAGGAACCGAAGAGCTGAATGCTATATTGCGTGAAGAGATTGCGGGTTTGCTTTCTGAAACAAATACTGGTGAATCCACAGAATTTGATATCCCTAAAAATAAAAAACCATACGTGCTGATGGTGGTCGGTGTTAATGGTGTAGGTAAGACTACAACTATTGGAAAACTGGCATACCAGCTTAAAAAGGCAGGATATAGCGTGGTATTAGGAGCTGCAGATACTTTTCGTGCAGCAGCAATAGACCAATTGCAAATTTGGGCCGACCGTGTAGGTGTGCCTATCGTAAAACAACAGATGGGGAGTGATCCTGCTTCTGTGGCATTTGATACGTTACAGTCTGCGGTAAGCCAAAATGCCGACGTAGTTATTATCGATACTGCTGGTCGTCTGCATAATAAAGTAAACCTGATGAATGAACTTACCAAAGTAAAAAGGGTAATGCAAAAAGTCGTTGAAGATGCACCGCATGATGTCTTGTTGGTTTTGGATGGGTCTACCGGACAAAATGCTTTTGAACAGGCAAAGCAATTTACTGCTGCAACCGAAGTGACTTCACTGGCAGTGACTAAACTTGATGGTACTGCAAAAGGTGGTGTTGTTATAGGAATTTCAGACCAATTCCAGATTCCGGTAAAATATATCGGTGTAGGGGAGGGAATTGAAGATCTGCAGGTATTTAATAAAGTAGAATTTGTAGATTCTTTCTTTAAATAA
- a CDS encoding DUF4295 domain-containing protein, giving the protein MAKKTVATLQTASKRLSKAIKMVKSPKSGAYTFVESVMAPELVEEFLKKK; this is encoded by the coding sequence ATGGCAAAGAAAACCGTAGCAACATTACAGACAGCTTCTAAGAGATTATCTAAAGCGATCAAAATGGTAAAGTCTCCAAAATCTGGTGCATATACTTTCGTTGAAAGCGTTATGGCTCCTGAATTAGTAGAAGAATTCTTGAAAAAGAAATAA
- a CDS encoding Hpt domain-containing protein, translating to MAINYNLEKVYAISDNDTEFVLQIIGLFVADVPQDLKKIKNGIKEKDFQEAYSYAHKVKPTIDLLGMDSALEEVVLVEKWAEKQGKKKEIIEVLKSLENHIEKAVKEIKKDFNL from the coding sequence ATGGCGATAAATTATAACTTAGAAAAAGTGTACGCTATTTCAGATAACGACACGGAATTCGTGCTCCAGATTATTGGACTGTTTGTCGCCGATGTACCCCAGGATTTGAAAAAAATAAAAAATGGGATCAAGGAAAAAGACTTTCAGGAAGCCTATAGTTATGCTCATAAAGTAAAGCCTACTATTGATTTACTCGGGATGGATTCCGCTTTGGAAGAAGTTGTTTTGGTAGAGAAGTGGGCGGAAAAACAGGGCAAGAAAAAAGAAATTATTGAGGTGCTTAAAAGTTTGGAAAACCATATCGAAAAAGCCGTCAAAGAAATAAAAAAGGATTTTAATTTATAA
- a CDS encoding lipocalin family protein — MKNILKIIPVLLLFCACHQELDLAQINGYWEIEKVIQPDGKEVDFKINMNYDYFEIGKDNKGFRKKVTPQLDGTFLTDDTKEDLQLIKEGDKVLINYTSPYSKWTEELIALSDSELVVRNAEKKEYHYKRANPINITNGETEK; from the coding sequence ATGAAAAATATCTTAAAAATCATTCCTGTTTTACTACTTTTTTGTGCCTGCCATCAGGAACTTGATCTTGCGCAGATCAATGGCTATTGGGAAATAGAAAAAGTAATCCAGCCCGATGGTAAGGAGGTTGATTTTAAAATCAATATGAATTATGATTATTTTGAAATAGGAAAGGACAACAAAGGATTTCGAAAAAAAGTAACCCCACAGCTTGATGGTACTTTTCTTACAGACGATACCAAAGAAGATTTGCAATTGATAAAAGAAGGTGATAAAGTACTTATTAATTATACCTCACCGTACTCCAAGTGGACTGAAGAGCTGATTGCACTTTCTGATTCAGAATTAGTTGTACGCAATGCGGAAAAAAAAGAATACCATTATAAAAGAGCTAACCCAATAAATATCACCAATGGCGAAACGGAAAAATGA
- a CDS encoding 3'-5' exonuclease produces the protein MELKLTKPICFFDLETTGIDICKDRIVEISVFKVYPNGTKESKTWLVNPEMPIPPQTTAVHGITDEKVANEPTFKELATIIHNMMKDCDLAGFNSDRFDIPLLAEELLRAGVDFDMKNSVAVDIQTIFHKKEERTLSAAYKFYCGQSLENAHSAEADTMATYEILKSQLDRYEDLPHDMKSLSEYTTRKKSVDFAGFIALDKDNEEIFAFGKHKGVKVNKVLETEPGYFGWIQNADFPLYTKKVLTAIKLRKLNTKLN, from the coding sequence ATGGAACTTAAATTAACTAAACCAATCTGCTTTTTTGATCTTGAAACCACTGGAATCGATATATGTAAAGACCGGATTGTTGAAATATCGGTATTTAAAGTATATCCCAACGGAACGAAAGAGAGTAAAACCTGGCTTGTAAATCCCGAAATGCCTATTCCGCCTCAAACGACTGCCGTTCACGGAATCACGGATGAGAAAGTGGCTAATGAGCCTACTTTTAAAGAACTGGCTACAATTATTCATAACATGATGAAGGATTGTGATCTGGCCGGATTTAATTCGGATCGTTTTGATATTCCATTGTTGGCAGAAGAATTGTTAAGGGCCGGAGTAGATTTTGATATGAAAAATAGCGTTGCGGTAGATATTCAAACGATATTCCATAAAAAAGAAGAGCGTACATTGAGTGCTGCCTATAAATTTTATTGCGGGCAAAGCCTTGAAAATGCGCATTCAGCAGAAGCGGATACTATGGCTACCTATGAGATATTGAAATCCCAGTTGGATCGTTATGAGGATTTGCCTCATGACATGAAATCGCTGTCGGAATATACAACCCGTAAAAAATCAGTGGATTTTGCAGGTTTTATTGCGTTGGATAAAGACAATGAGGAAATTTTTGCTTTTGGAAAACATAAAGGTGTCAAAGTAAATAAAGTGCTGGAAACGGAGCCGGGCTATTTCGGATGGATACAAAATGCCGATTTCCCTTTGTATACCAAAAAAGTACTGACGGCAATTAAGCTGCGAAAACTGAATACTAAATTAAATTGA
- a CDS encoding fumarylacetoacetate hydrolase family protein — MKIICIGRNYAKHIEELQNERPEEPVVFLKPDSSILIKQMPFVIPEFSDDIHHEIEVIVKITKVGKYIEPKFAHKYYDEVGVGIDFTARDLQARLKEKGLPWEKAKGFDGATVLGDFVPKAQFASLDNVSFELKNNGETVQLGNTSHMLWKIDELISYVSKYFTLKIGDILFTGTPEGVARVQPDDILEGYLEGQKLFRIQVK, encoded by the coding sequence ATGAAAATCATCTGCATCGGCAGGAATTATGCCAAACATATAGAAGAGCTTCAAAATGAGCGCCCGGAAGAGCCGGTAGTTTTTTTAAAACCCGATTCCTCCATTTTAATCAAGCAAATGCCTTTTGTGATCCCGGAATTTTCAGATGATATCCATCATGAGATAGAAGTGATTGTGAAAATTACCAAAGTCGGTAAATATATCGAGCCTAAATTTGCCCATAAATATTATGATGAGGTTGGAGTAGGGATTGATTTTACTGCGCGTGACTTACAGGCAAGATTAAAAGAAAAAGGATTGCCCTGGGAGAAAGCCAAAGGTTTTGATGGCGCAACTGTACTGGGTGATTTTGTGCCTAAAGCACAATTTGCGTCCTTGGATAATGTAAGTTTTGAGCTCAAAAACAATGGTGAAACTGTCCAGCTTGGAAATACAAGCCACATGCTTTGGAAAATTGACGAGCTGATTTCCTATGTTTCCAAATATTTCACCCTGAAAATTGGTGATATCCTTTTTACCGGAACTCCGGAAGGTGTGGCGAGGGTACAGCCCGACGATATCTTGGAAGGATACTTGGAAGGTCAAAAGCTTTTCAGAATACAGGTGAAATAA
- the rpmB gene encoding 50S ribosomal protein L28 produces the protein MSRVCDLTGKRAMVGNNVSHAMNKTKRKFSVNLVKKRFYLPEEDRWITLRVAASTIKTINKNGIAAVLKKAKAEGFIK, from the coding sequence ATGTCAAGAGTTTGTGACCTTACGGGTAAAAGAGCGATGGTAGGAAACAATGTTTCTCACGCGATGAACAAGACTAAGAGAAAATTTTCTGTTAACTTAGTTAAAAAACGTTTTTATCTTCCTGAAGAAGACAGATGGATTACTCTTAGAGTAGCTGCATCTACAATAAAAACAATTAATAAAAATGGAATTGCTGCGGTTTTGAAAAAAGCCAAAGCTGAAGGATTTATTAAATAA